From the Gymnogyps californianus isolate 813 chromosome 24, ASM1813914v2, whole genome shotgun sequence genome, one window contains:
- the CALR3 gene encoding calreticulin-3, whose product MAAMAAAGPRGRRGRAPAVVALRLALLLGAALGSARATVYFQEQFLDGANWQKRWMNSEYKADLGKFKLTAGKFYGDPVRDKGLQTSENSKFYAISSRFKPFSNKGKTLVIQYTVKHEQKIDCGGGYVKIFSSNLDQKNLSGNSHYYIMFGPDICGSETKKVHVILNYKNKPHPIKKQIRCKVDGYTHLYTLIIRPDQTYEVKIDNKMVASGNLEDDLGFLPPRKINDPTVRKPTDWDDRIQIDDPNDIKPEDWDEPEYIMDTSAEKPEDWDDAVNGEWHYPMVKNPLHRGEWKPRQIDNPNYRGVWPHPQIDNPNYSPDFNIYSYENISIIGLDIWQVRAGTIFDNFLITDDEVYAEDFGDETWGETKGPEKEMNIKQTEEEQERERVTEEKYFEQRFKKKLERKKESGKDRAVRNTIEKEEL is encoded by the exons ATGGCGGCCATGGCTGCGGCTGGGCCGAGAGGGCGCCGTGGCAGGGCTCCGGCCGTCGTCGCGCTGAGGCTGGCCCTGCTCCTCGGGGCCGCGCTGGGCTCTGCCCGGGCCACGGTGTATTTCCAGGAGCAGTTTCTGGACGGAG CCAACTGGCAGAAGAGGTGGATGAATTCTGAGTACAAGGCAGACCTTGGGAAGTTTAAACTCACTGCAGGGAAGTTCTATGGAGATCCAGTGCGAGATAAAG GTCTACAAACTAGTGAAAACTCTAAATTTTATGCTATCTCCTCACGATTTAAACCATTTAGTAACAAAGGGAAGACTCTGGTCATTCAGTATACTGTGAAACATGAGCAGAAGATAGATTGTGGTGGGGGATATGTTAAGATTTTTTCCTCAAACTTGGACCAGAAGAACCTAAGTGGAAATTCACATTATTACATCATGTTTG GGCCAGATATTTGTGGATCTGAGACAAAGAAAGtccatgttattttaaattacaagaaTAAACCCCATCCAATCAAGAAACAAATCAGATGCAAG GTTGACGGATATACACATCTATATACTTTGATTATAAGGCCAGATCAGACTTATGAAGTAAAAATTGATAACAAAATGGTTGCATCCGGCAACTTAGAAGATGATTTAGGTTTTTTGCCACCAAGGAAAATTAATGATCCAACAGTGAGGAAACCCACTGACTGGGATGATCGAATCCAAATTGATGATCCAAATGACATCAAACCCGAG GATTGGGATGAACCTGAATACATTATGGACACTAGTGCTGAGAAACCTGAAGATTGGGATGATGCTGTGAATGGAGAATGGCATTATCCTATGGTCAAGAATCCTCTACACAGA GGGGAATGGAAACCAAGGCAGATTGATAACCCAAATTATAGAGGAGTTTGGCCTCATCCACAGATTGACAACCCCAATTACTCGCCAGACTTCAATATCTACAGCTATGAAAATATTAGCATCATTGGACTAGATATCTGGCAG GTGAGAGCTGGCACAATTTTTGACAACTTCTTGATAACAGATGATGAGGTTTATGCAGAAGACTTTGGAGATGAAACATGGGGAGAAACGAAG GGtcctgaaaaggaaatgaacaTAAAGCAGActgaggaagagcaggagagagaaagagttacagaagaaaaatactttgagcAACGGTTTAAGAAAAagctagagagaaaaaaagaatctggaAAGGATAGAGCAGTGAGGAACACTATCGAGAAGGAAGAGCTTTAA